The Lichenihabitans psoromatis genomic interval TGACGGCCCAATCCTTCTGCGGCGAAAGCGCCAACCGGCCCCCGTTCGCGCCACCGCGCTTGTCGCTGTTGCGGTAGGTGGAGGCTGCCGAAAACGCCGTGAAGACGAGGTCCGACACGCTGAGGCCGCTCGAAAGGATCGACTGCTTGAGCGCCGCGATCTCGGCCGCGCCGATCACGTCGTAGTCGCGCGGCGGAATTGGATCCTGCCACAGCAGGCCGTTCTCGTTCCGCTTCTCCGGCCCGAGGTAACGCTCGCGCGGGCCCATGTCGCGATGGGTCAGCTTGTACCACGCCTTCGAGAAGGCCTGCGTGAAGGCATCGAAGTCGTTCAGGAATTTCTCGCAGACGGCGCGGTAATCCGGATCGACCTTGAGCGCGATGTCGCTGGTCATCATCATCAGCGGGTTCATCTTGCCCGGCACATGGGCGTCGGGCGTCTTCGGCGCATCCGCGTCGATCGGCGTCCACTGCGACGCACCGGCGGGGCTCTTGGTCTGCGTCCATTCGAACTTGAAGAGGTTCTCGAGGTAGCTGTTGTCCCATTGGGTGGGATCGGGCGTCCAGCTGCCCTCGATACCGTTCGTCATCGTGAACTGACCAGAGCCGGTGCCGACCGGGTTGTGCCAACCCAGACCCATCGCCTCGATGGGCGAGATCTCGGGCGGCGCGCCGATCTGATCGGCCGCCACCATGCCGTGGCTCTTGCCGAAGGCGTGACCGCCGGCGATTAGCGCGACCGTCTCCTCGTTGTTCATCGCCATGCGGGTGAACGTGATCCGGATGTCGCGCGCCGAGCCCATCGGGTCGCCGTTGGCGTAGGGGCCCTCGGGATTGACGTAGATCAGGGCCTGATGCGAGGCCGCCAGCGGATTTTCGAGGTCGTAGTCGGCATCGCCGTTCTGGCCGCGCCAGCGCTTGTCGCGCGTCACCATGCTGTCGAAGGACGACACGTTCTTGGGATCCTCCCACACCTCGGGACCCCAATAGGTGCGGGTGTCGGCTTCCCATGCGTCCCGCCGGCCGCCTGCGAACCCGTAAGTCGGCAGCCCCATGATCTCGAGCGCGACAGTTCCAGTCAGCACGATGAGATCTGCCCAGGACAGCGCATTGCCGTACTTCTGCTTGAGCGGCCAGATCAGGCGGCGCGATTTGTCGGTGTTGCCGTTGTCCCACCAGCTGTCGATGGGCGCGAAACGCTGCATGGCTTCGCCCGCGCCGCCGCGGCCGTCGGAGATGCGATACGTGCCGGCCGAGTGCCAGGCCATGCGGATCATCTGCGGGCCGTAGTTGGAATAGTCGGACGGCCACCAGGGCACGGACGTGGTCAGGAACGACTTGATGTCGCGCTTCAACGTCTCGTAATCGAGCGCGTTGAAGGCGTGCACGTAGTCGTAATCGTCGCCGAGCGGATTGGCGCGGGGCCCGTTGTGGTGGAGATATTCCACCTTGAGGCGCTGCGGATACCAGTCCGAGAGACCGGGGGGCGTGCCCTCGGCGCCGCCGACGCGGTCGCCGCCGAACGGGCATTTGCCTGCCATCTCGAAGGTCTTGGTGTTGGTCTTGTCGTCTTTGATGTCGAGCACGATCAGTTTCCTCACTCGGGTCTAAAACTGGCAGTCAACGGTGGACGGCGGAACCCGCGCGGACCGTGTGGATCAGGACCGCGCCGGAAGGCCCGGGACCGCGGAGGCGCTGGCATCGGCCTTCGTGTCTTTCCAAACGAGCCGATAAAGCAGTCCGGCGACGATTGCGCCTCCGAGCTGGGCCACTACGTAGAGGCCGACCTCGGCAAAGTCGCCTGTCGCAAGCGCGGGCCCAAGCGTCCGCGCCGGGTTGAGGCTGCCGCCTGTGACCGCCCCGAAACTCATAATGCAGAGAGCCACCGTCATCCCGATCGCGAATGGCGCGAACGGTCCGGCCGTGCCCCTCACCGCCGTATTGAGAACGATGCTGGCAAGAAAGAACGTCCCCACGGCTTCGAGCAAGAAGCCTC includes:
- the katG gene encoding catalase/peroxidase HPI; its protein translation is MAGKCPFGGDRVGGAEGTPPGLSDWYPQRLKVEYLHHNGPRANPLGDDYDYVHAFNALDYETLKRDIKSFLTTSVPWWPSDYSNYGPQMIRMAWHSAGTYRISDGRGGAGEAMQRFAPIDSWWDNGNTDKSRRLIWPLKQKYGNALSWADLIVLTGTVALEIMGLPTYGFAGGRRDAWEADTRTYWGPEVWEDPKNVSSFDSMVTRDKRWRGQNGDADYDLENPLAASHQALIYVNPEGPYANGDPMGSARDIRITFTRMAMNNEETVALIAGGHAFGKSHGMVAADQIGAPPEISPIEAMGLGWHNPVGTGSGQFTMTNGIEGSWTPDPTQWDNSYLENLFKFEWTQTKSPAGASQWTPIDADAPKTPDAHVPGKMNPLMMMTSDIALKVDPDYRAVCEKFLNDFDAFTQAFSKAWYKLTHRDMGPRERYLGPEKRNENGLLWQDPIPPRDYDVIGAAEIAALKQSILSSGLSVSDLVFTAFSAASTYRNSDKRGGANGGRLALSPQKDWAVNRRTGPVIAALQNVKQDFDGRQVGGAMKVSLADLIVLGGCAALEKAASDAGVQIAVPFTPGRRDTTQDLTDIEMFTWLKPVVDGFRNYVDDQFAAISQGVSPEDLFLDKAQLLALTVPEWVALVGGLRAMGSNHDGSSTGIFTNRVGVLSNDFFTTLTNTDYVWKKTDDKGMAFSIDDRTSGAPRFTATRNDLIFGSNSQLRAVVEVYASSDGHARFVKDFVKVWDKVMMLDRYDVGT